One Lysinibacillus fusiformis genomic window carries:
- a CDS encoding YdcF family protein, which yields MHLKKWMTRVVILLVCMGGVIYIWLGEEMKRGVQPAANGTATYMIVLGAKVKPGGVPSLSLKNRLEESIEYLNTYPHVKVIVSGGQGSDEDRTEASVMLDYLVKRGIPAERILVEDQSTSTYENLLFSRDVLPEGTKQITIVSNDFHLQRAKYLAKSLGFEVDVVAAKTPKSVETKLRIRERAALLKTYILGY from the coding sequence ATGCATTTGAAAAAGTGGATGACGAGGGTGGTGATTCTACTAGTCTGCATGGGCGGTGTGATTTATATATGGTTAGGTGAGGAAATGAAGCGTGGTGTTCAACCTGCCGCGAATGGGACAGCTACATACATGATTGTACTTGGAGCCAAGGTAAAACCGGGTGGCGTTCCTTCACTATCTTTAAAAAATAGATTAGAGGAGTCGATCGAGTATTTAAATACGTATCCACATGTAAAGGTAATTGTGTCAGGTGGACAAGGATCTGATGAGGACAGAACAGAGGCTTCCGTTATGCTAGATTATTTGGTGAAAAGGGGTATTCCAGCTGAACGTATTTTAGTAGAAGATCAATCAACATCGACATACGAAAATTTATTATTTTCAAGGGATGTATTACCAGAAGGTACAAAACAAATTACCATTGTTTCGAATGATTTTCACTTACAACGGGCGAAGTATTTAGCGAAGTCTTTAGGCTTTGAGGTGGATGTTGTTGCCGCGAAAACACCTAAATCTGTTGAAACAAAGTTAAGAATACGTGAAAGAGCTGCGTTATTAAAAACATATATTTTAGGTTATTAA